AATCGCATGGCTGTTTTGGTAAAGTGCCTCACATATGCGTAGCTTCCCCTCCCGCTTACCGCTGCGCAGGATGATGCCCCACCGGCCCACAAATGCCTCCCAGGTGAAACTTACGGCGTGTGTGGGTAACACGGTGATTGTCTTTTCGCTGGCACCGGCCAAAGCAGACGATCGTGTCACCCTGTGGGGTGTCGGGCTCGACTCAACCGTCGTATGGAGCTTCTTTTCGCGCTCACGGGGCTTGGCCGTTTGACTGCCGACTGAGCCTGGAGTTGCGACGCGAGGCGCGGGTGTGTTTGCATTGCCTTCAGCGGCATGTGCGGCGCGGTTCTGTTCCCTTCCCCCTTCGGTCTCATTGAGCGGGTCTTTATTTTGTGGCCTTGAGGAAGCCGGGCTGGCACTGTCGACGAGCGCCTCTTCCGTCACGGGGGGTGGATCGCTCGTGATAGGCTGCACACGATTCAACAGGCGGGAAGTCAAGGACGCATCGCGGTTGATGATGTCATCTAATCCTCGATGCAGAGCCCTCTTCTTTGCCCTTTCTCGACCTGCCATAAATGTCCAATAGCTCCTTCGCTAGTCTTGTGAAGTCGAAGTAGCCCGACGACTTCTTGTCGTAATCGATGATCGGCTTGCCCGCACTCGCCGCCTCCGCGAGCTTGATGTTCTTATGAATCGTGGTGCCGAGCATGAGCGACTCGAAAAAGCGCTCAACCTCTTCAAGCACCTCCCGGTCCATCCTCTGCCTCTGATCGAAGAGGTTTACCAGTGCCCGGATCACCAAGTCGTACTTCTGGAACTCCCTCTGCACGTCGGACAGAGTCTCCATCAACTGATTCAGACCGTAGAGGGCGTAATACCCGCAGTCGATGACGATGAGGATTTCGTCCGAAGCCACCATCGCATTAATCGTTGATGTTTCGAGCGCCGGAGGAGTGTCCAGGATGATAAAGTCGTAGCTGTCTTTAACCGCTTGCAGTCTGGACTCGAGCAGGCGCTCGCGGTTGCGCCTGCTCGACAGCAGCGACTCCATGCTCGATTCAAGTGAGTTAGGGATCAGGTCAAGCTTTTGCCTGACGTTAATGATGTATTCGTCGATGTCCGGCGCATCGTCCATCATCAGCCGGAACGACGTCTTCTTGAAACCACGTGGGTCGATCCCCATCCCTACCGCCAGGTTCCCTTGCGGGTCCAGGTCGAGGGCCAGGACCTTTTTCCTGAAATGAGACGACAGGATCGCACTGAGGTTTAGCGCTACTGTCGTCTTCCCTGTCCCCCCCTTTGCGTTACAGCAACTAATCACTCTGCCCATCAGTAGCCATCTCCTAGCTCCTCAACTGCCGTGACCGCTCTTCCGCATCAACCCCTCGACATCCTTTCTGTTGACGAGCTTGACGCGGTGGTCGAGCGGGTCCTGCTCGTAGGGCAATGCCCCGCTGCTAATCAATGAAGCCATCTTATTCGCGCTGATGCCAAGAATCTTACGGGCTTCAGACGCCTTGATCTTCTGGCTGGCGCGTGTCGATATACTTTTCGCACTCACTGGGGTTCTTCCTTCTGTGACGCCGCTACTCATGGCCCGTATTTGTAACAAGATCGCCCTCGCCTGTCAATACCTTTTCCCACTCATTCACAACTAAAGTGATTTAATTGCACTGATCGACTTCTTCGAACGGGCCCGGCACCTTCCTTTCGCGTCGAGGGATTTCCAGCTGAAGTACAAATACCCCTGTAGAATAAGCTTATACCCTAGCGGTATAA
The window above is part of the Blastocatellia bacterium genome. Proteins encoded here:
- a CDS encoding ParA family protein, translated to MGRVISCCNAKGGTGKTTVALNLSAILSSHFRKKVLALDLDPQGNLAVGMGIDPRGFKKTSFRLMMDDAPDIDEYIINVRQKLDLIPNSLESSMESLLSSRRNRERLLESRLQAVKDSYDFIILDTPPALETSTINAMVASDEILIVIDCGYYALYGLNQLMETLSDVQREFQKYDLVIRALVNLFDQRQRMDREVLEEVERFFESLMLGTTIHKNIKLAEAASAGKPIIDYDKKSSGYFDFTRLAKELLDIYGRSRKGKEEGSASRIR